From the genome of Vibrio porteresiae DSM 19223, one region includes:
- the hflK gene encoding FtsH protease activity modulator HflK, whose amino-acid sequence MAWNEPGNNNGNNGRDNDPWGNNNRGNNGGREQGPPDLDEVFNKLSQKLGGKFGKKGGGKGPSFTNGGVIGIGVIALIAVVIWVFAGFYTIGEAERGVVLRLGKYDRIVDPGLNWRPRFIDQVTPVNVQAIRSLRASGLMLTKDENVVTVSMDVQYRVSDPYKYLYVVTNADDSLRQATDSALRAVIGDSLMDSILTSGRQQIRQTTQQTLNQIIDSYDMGISIVDVNFQSARPPEQVKDAFDDAIAAREDEERFIREAEAYKNEILPKATGRAERLKKEAQGYSERTINEALGQVAQFEKLLPEYEAAPKVTRDRLYLDTMQKVYSSTSKVLIDSKSSGNLLYLPLDKLTGKAASSKSQDSSQSDSSSIYDSVTVDSPNSDSKKSTTDTQSRTNDSRQGRY is encoded by the coding sequence ATGGCGTGGAATGAGCCTGGTAATAACAACGGCAACAATGGCCGCGATAATGACCCTTGGGGTAATAATAATCGTGGTAACAATGGTGGCCGCGAGCAAGGTCCTCCGGATTTAGACGAAGTCTTTAACAAGCTGAGTCAAAAGCTTGGAGGCAAGTTTGGCAAGAAGGGTGGTGGTAAAGGTCCTTCTTTTACAAATGGCGGAGTCATCGGTATCGGTGTCATTGCGCTTATCGCCGTTGTCATTTGGGTCTTTGCCGGTTTCTATACCATAGGTGAAGCTGAACGTGGTGTTGTCCTGCGTTTAGGTAAATACGATCGTATCGTTGATCCTGGTTTGAACTGGCGTCCGCGCTTTATTGACCAAGTTACCCCGGTCAACGTACAAGCGATTCGTTCACTGCGCGCCTCTGGTTTGATGTTAACCAAAGACGAAAACGTAGTGACGGTGTCAATGGATGTGCAATATCGCGTTTCTGACCCATACAAGTATTTGTATGTAGTAACCAATGCTGACGACAGCCTTCGTCAAGCAACGGATTCTGCACTGCGTGCTGTTATTGGTGACTCTTTGATGGACAGCATCCTAACCAGTGGTCGTCAACAGATTCGTCAGACTACCCAACAAACGCTAAACCAGATTATCGATTCTTACGATATGGGTATTTCGATTGTTGATGTGAACTTCCAATCAGCTCGCCCACCAGAGCAAGTCAAAGACGCCTTTGATGATGCGATTGCGGCTCGAGAAGATGAAGAACGTTTCATTCGTGAAGCAGAAGCGTATAAAAACGAAATTCTGCCAAAAGCGACTGGTCGTGCTGAACGTCTGAAGAAAGAAGCTCAGGGTTACAGTGAAAGAACGATTAACGAAGCTTTAGGTCAAGTAGCTCAGTTTGAGAAACTATTGCCAGAATATGAGGCAGCACCAAAAGTGACTCGTGATCGTCTCTACTTGGATACAATGCAGAAAGTTTACTCTAGTACTTCTAAAGTGCTGATTGATTCGAAATCTAGCGGTAACTTGTTGTATTTGCCTTTAGATAAACTGACTGGTAAAGCTGCCTCTTCTAAGTCACAAGATAGCAGTCAATCTGACTCGTCTTCTATCTACGACTCAGTAACGGTGGATTCACCAAATTCAGACAGTAAAAAGAGCACCACAGATACTCAATCACGCACTAACGATTCACGTCAAGGGAGATACTAA
- the hflC gene encoding protease modulator HflC, whose translation MRKLMIPAVVVVLALLLMSMFVIPEGERGIVIRFGKVMKNEQDLSKIYEPGLHFKMPMFDRVKTLDARIQTMDGRSDRFVTSEKKDVIIDSYVKWRIQDFGRYYLATGGGNTLTAEALLERKVTDVLRAEIGSREIKQIVSGPRNDDVLPDSTDADVVTTEAAKEALEVDGQRDQIMANVLKDTQLSAAKDLGVYVVDFRMKKINLPDEISESIYRRMRAERESVARKHRSQGREKAEVIRAQAELEVATILAEADKTARVTRGDADAKAAKIYAKAYNEDPEFFSFLRSLQAYEKSFDSKSDILVLDPKSDFFKYMNDAKGSVKSK comes from the coding sequence ATGCGTAAGTTAATGATCCCAGCGGTTGTCGTTGTTCTGGCGTTACTGCTCATGTCGATGTTTGTTATCCCTGAAGGTGAACGTGGTATCGTTATTCGTTTCGGTAAGGTAATGAAAAACGAACAAGATTTGTCAAAAATCTATGAGCCTGGACTGCACTTTAAAATGCCTATGTTTGACCGAGTTAAAACCTTAGATGCTCGTATTCAAACCATGGATGGCCGTTCAGACCGTTTCGTTACCTCTGAGAAGAAAGACGTTATCATCGATTCTTATGTGAAATGGCGTATTCAAGACTTTGGCCGTTACTACCTTGCTACAGGTGGTGGTAACACTCTTACCGCTGAAGCGCTATTGGAACGTAAAGTGACTGACGTACTGCGTGCAGAAATCGGTTCACGTGAAATTAAGCAGATCGTTTCTGGTCCGCGTAATGATGATGTATTGCCTGATAGTACTGATGCTGATGTAGTGACCACCGAAGCGGCAAAAGAAGCGTTAGAAGTTGATGGTCAGCGTGACCAAATCATGGCTAACGTTTTGAAAGATACACAACTAAGCGCAGCGAAAGATTTAGGTGTCTATGTAGTTGATTTCCGTATGAAGAAAATCAACTTACCTGATGAAATCAGTGAATCTATCTATCGTCGTATGCGCGCTGAACGTGAATCTGTTGCACGTAAGCACCGTTCTCAAGGTCGTGAAAAAGCAGAAGTCATTCGTGCTCAAGCGGAACTTGAAGTGGCAACTATCTTAGCAGAAGCGGATAAGACAGCCCGTGTAACGCGCGGTGACGCTGACGCTAAAGCGGCTAAGATTTATGCAAAAGCTTACAACGAAGATCCTGAATTCTTTAGCTTCCTTCGTTCTTTGCAAGCATATGAAAAATCATTTGATAGTAAGAGCGATATCCTAGTTCTTGATCCTAAGAGTGATTTCTTCAAGTACATGAACGATGCGAAAGGTTCTGTGAAGTCTAAGTAA
- the miaA gene encoding tRNA (adenosine(37)-N6)-dimethylallyltransferase MiaA, with translation MTKQLPLALFLMGPTASGKTDLAIRLRQKYPVDIISVDSALIYKGMDIGTAKPTAQELAQAPHELIDILDPSESYSAADFRRDALNEMNDIVSRGRIPLLVGGTMLYYKALLEGLSPLPAADPKIRQQIEQEALTKGWSFLHDELKMIDPVSAERIHPNDPQRLSRALEVYRISGKTLTELTETKGEAIPFRVKQFAIAPKERAELHRRIELRFEKMVEAGFEDEVKALYARKDLHPDLPSIRCVGYRQMWDYLDGNCNLDEAIFRGICATRQLAKRQITWLRSWDDLTWLDSENIEHALETLSNAIASD, from the coding sequence ATGACCAAACAACTACCTCTTGCCCTCTTTTTGATGGGACCAACTGCGTCTGGTAAAACAGACCTCGCTATTCGACTGCGTCAAAAATATCCTGTTGATATCATTAGTGTAGATTCAGCATTGATCTACAAAGGGATGGATATTGGTACGGCTAAGCCTACAGCGCAAGAGTTAGCGCAAGCGCCTCATGAATTGATAGACATTTTGGATCCTAGTGAGTCTTACTCAGCGGCGGATTTTCGTCGTGATGCGTTAAACGAGATGAATGATATCGTTTCGCGCGGCAGAATTCCCCTTTTAGTGGGCGGAACTATGTTGTATTACAAGGCCTTACTAGAGGGATTATCTCCGTTACCGGCAGCAGATCCCAAAATTCGTCAACAAATCGAGCAAGAGGCATTGACTAAGGGTTGGTCATTCCTGCACGATGAGCTGAAGATGATTGATCCAGTGTCGGCTGAGCGGATTCATCCTAATGATCCACAAAGATTATCAAGGGCATTGGAAGTTTATCGAATTTCGGGTAAAACTTTAACTGAACTGACCGAAACGAAAGGGGAAGCAATTCCTTTTCGAGTTAAACAGTTCGCAATTGCTCCCAAGGAAAGGGCAGAACTGCATAGACGTATTGAACTGCGGTTTGAAAAAATGGTCGAAGCAGGGTTTGAAGATGAGGTGAAAGCCCTCTATGCTCGAAAAGATCTTCATCCTGATTTGCCATCGATCCGTTGTGTTGGATATCGTCAAATGTGGGACTACTTAGACGGGAATTGCAATTTGGATGAGGCGATTTTTCGTGGCATCTGTGCAACTCGTCAATTGGCCAAGCGGCAGATCACCTGGTTACGCAGCTGGGATGATTTAACTTGGTTAGATAGTGAGAACATTGAACACGCCTTAGAAACTCTCTCAAATGCCATAGCATCTGATTGA
- a CDS encoding WD40 repeat domain-containing protein, with product MKPIISHFILCTCVIMTLTGCFFTSNSVEEWDLEPNGSTAFGLSRDGRFALIYSKEHQLILWDLTERKRLADLGAQDPDANTVINIRISDNDRYAVTATQTDFAVWDLGMAQAKGLWSISDGLIRDIDISSDGQQVLLGLSNGKAIYVDLVSGRRIEFLAHYEKVNTVALSPNGRYALTGGNDYNAYLWDTQTAQIILTFKHEHRVNRVALQRDGELAFTSDDTNDAVIWNLKTGKKQATLRSFSRQLIFTSARFSDDGRYLITGTPSSRIDVWNTHTGKHLDSFDTKPRKDARPPRAVVYDATLDKQQRIISASSAGIAQAWKFEE from the coding sequence GTGAAACCAATAATTTCTCATTTCATCCTATGTACGTGTGTCATCATGACGTTAACTGGGTGTTTTTTCACGAGTAATTCCGTTGAAGAATGGGATCTTGAGCCCAACGGTTCCACCGCTTTTGGTTTAAGTCGCGACGGGCGATTTGCCTTAATTTACTCAAAAGAACATCAGTTAATATTGTGGGATCTCACAGAGCGTAAACGTCTAGCAGACTTAGGTGCTCAAGATCCTGATGCCAATACCGTGATTAACATACGTATCTCAGATAACGATCGCTACGCGGTGACAGCCACTCAGACCGACTTCGCTGTTTGGGATTTAGGCATGGCACAGGCAAAAGGACTGTGGTCAATTTCTGATGGCCTAATTCGCGATATTGATATCTCTAGTGACGGACAGCAAGTCCTATTGGGGTTATCCAATGGAAAAGCTATCTACGTCGACTTAGTCAGCGGTAGACGTATAGAGTTCCTTGCCCATTATGAAAAAGTCAACACAGTTGCCCTTTCTCCAAACGGTCGATACGCCTTAACTGGGGGCAATGATTACAATGCTTATCTCTGGGATACCCAAACCGCTCAAATCATCTTAACGTTTAAACATGAACACAGAGTGAATAGAGTCGCTTTGCAACGTGATGGTGAACTCGCATTTACCTCTGACGATACAAATGATGCTGTGATATGGAATTTAAAAACAGGGAAAAAGCAGGCAACATTACGCAGCTTCTCGCGCCAGCTTATCTTTACTAGTGCACGTTTTAGTGATGACGGTCGCTATCTGATTACTGGTACACCTTCTAGCCGTATTGACGTATGGAATACGCACACCGGAAAACACCTAGACTCTTTTGACACCAAACCAAGAAAAGATGCGCGACCTCCTCGAGCGGTAGTGTATGATGCCACACTAGATAAACAACAACGCATTATCTCAGCCTCTTCTGCTGGGATTGCTCAAGCTTGGAAATTCGAAGAGTAA
- a CDS encoding SlyX family protein — MTDASTTKLQQRIDDLECQLAFQEQTISELNDALSQQQLLISKMQDQMRYVVGKVKNMSTSNIADPSEETPPPHY, encoded by the coding sequence ATGACAGACGCATCAACCACAAAACTGCAGCAACGCATTGACGATTTAGAATGCCAACTCGCCTTTCAAGAGCAGACCATTAGCGAACTCAATGATGCATTGAGCCAGCAGCAGCTGCTGATCAGTAAAATGCAGGATCAAATGAGATACGTGGTGGGGAAAGTCAAAAATATGAGTACTTCGAATATCGCCGACCCTTCCGAGGAAACACCTCCACCACATTATTGA
- a CDS encoding DUF2065 domain-containing protein has protein sequence MKTLFGVLGVVLIIEGIGPLLAPQGWRAMIAQLSQQPDQQLRRMGGCLVVAGLVIAHFFL, from the coding sequence GTGAAAACCTTATTTGGTGTACTAGGCGTAGTACTTATTATTGAAGGAATTGGTCCCTTGTTGGCCCCACAAGGCTGGCGGGCGATGATCGCTCAACTAAGCCAACAACCTGACCAACAATTGCGCCGCATGGGCGGTTGCCTAGTGGTTGCAGGCCTCGTTATTGCTCATTTCTTTCTGTAA
- the hfq gene encoding RNA chaperone Hfq, with translation MAKGQSLQDPFLNALRRERIPVSIYLVNGIKLQGQIESFDQFVILLKNTVNQMVYKHAISTVVPARPVSHHTGDRPAQDRPSDKAED, from the coding sequence ATGGCTAAGGGGCAATCTCTACAAGACCCATTCTTAAATGCACTACGTCGCGAGCGTATCCCTGTATCAATCTACCTAGTGAACGGTATCAAACTACAAGGCCAAATTGAGTCTTTCGATCAGTTTGTGATCCTTTTGAAAAACACCGTTAACCAAATGGTATACAAACACGCGATTTCTACAGTCGTTCCTGCTCGTCCAGTTAGTCACCACACTGGTGATCGTCCAGCGCAGGATCGTCCTTCTGACAAAGCGGAAGATTAA
- the hflX gene encoding ribosome rescue GTPase HflX encodes MFDRYESGERAVLVHINFTQEGEWADLSECKMLISSAGVSTLRVVTGSRQTPHPKYYVGEGKAQEIADAVRDVSADVVIFNHALSPAQERNLERLCQCRVIDRTGLILDIFAQRARTHEGKLQVELAQLRHLSTRLIRGWTHLERQKGGIGLRGPGETQLETDRRLLRERIKAILRRLEKVAKQREQGRRARNRADIPTVSLVGYTNAGKSTLFNRITEAGVYAADQLFATLDPTLRKIELADVGPAILADTVGFIRHLPHDLVAAFKATLQETQEADILLHVIDATDERFRENIDAVNGVLLEIDANEVPTLLVMNKIDNLEDPQPRIERDDEGMPKVVWLSAMEGIGIDLLFDALTERLASQIVEYTLRIPPQHLGRIRSIFFQMNCIKQEEYDPEGNLLITVRLQQVDWSRLEKREPAVLRDFIVT; translated from the coding sequence TTGTTTGACCGTTATGAATCCGGGGAGCGAGCCGTACTTGTTCATATCAACTTCACGCAAGAGGGTGAATGGGCTGATCTCAGCGAATGTAAAATGCTGATATCATCCGCCGGAGTGTCGACATTACGAGTGGTTACTGGTAGTCGACAAACTCCGCACCCTAAATATTACGTAGGTGAAGGTAAAGCCCAAGAAATCGCCGATGCAGTTCGAGATGTGTCTGCAGACGTGGTGATTTTCAACCATGCCCTTTCTCCAGCCCAAGAGCGTAACCTTGAACGGTTATGTCAATGTCGAGTGATTGATCGCACAGGATTGATCTTAGATATCTTTGCGCAGCGAGCGCGTACTCACGAAGGTAAATTACAAGTTGAACTGGCACAGTTGCGCCATTTGTCGACTCGACTTATTCGTGGTTGGACGCACTTGGAGCGTCAAAAAGGCGGGATTGGTTTACGTGGCCCAGGTGAAACCCAGCTAGAAACTGACCGACGTTTATTGCGTGAACGTATTAAAGCGATTTTGCGTCGCCTAGAGAAAGTGGCGAAGCAACGTGAACAGGGGCGTCGTGCGCGAAACCGTGCTGATATTCCAACAGTATCACTGGTTGGTTATACCAACGCGGGTAAATCTACCCTATTTAACCGCATTACTGAGGCGGGGGTTTATGCAGCCGATCAGCTGTTTGCCACACTAGATCCTACATTAAGAAAGATCGAGCTGGCAGATGTCGGTCCTGCGATCTTGGCCGACACAGTAGGGTTTATTCGTCATCTTCCACATGATCTTGTTGCCGCTTTTAAAGCGACGTTACAAGAAACTCAAGAAGCTGACATTTTGTTACATGTTATCGATGCGACTGATGAGCGCTTTCGTGAGAATATTGATGCGGTTAATGGCGTGTTATTAGAAATCGACGCAAATGAAGTGCCGACTCTACTCGTCATGAACAAAATCGATAACCTAGAAGATCCTCAACCACGCATTGAGCGTGATGACGAGGGGATGCCAAAAGTTGTCTGGTTATCAGCAATGGAAGGTATCGGAATTGATCTTCTGTTTGATGCATTGACTGAACGCTTAGCAAGTCAAATAGTTGAATATACTTTGCGTATTCCACCACAACATTTAGGTCGAATTCGCAGTATTTTCTTCCAAATGAACTGTATTAAGCAGGAAGAATATGATCCAGAAGGCAATTTATTGATCACAGTTCGTCTCCAGCAGGTGGATTGGTCTAGACTAGAAAAAAGAGAACCAGCAGTTTTGCGTGACTTTATAGTTACTTAA
- the mutL gene encoding DNA mismatch repair endonuclease MutL: protein MAIQILPARLANQIAAGEVVERPASVVKELVENSLDSGATRIDIDIEKGGAKLIRIRDNGSGIPKDELSLALSRHATSKIHNLDDLEAIMSLGFRGEALASISSVSRLTLTSRTPAQEEAWSAYSEGRDMAVQLQPAAHPVGTSVEVLDLFFNTPARRKFLRTEKTEFAHIDELVKRIALSRFDVTFSLRHNGAVVRQYRAAQTRAQEEKRVGAVCGSAFAREMLRVDLEHQGLKLSGWITTPEGARQQSDLQFCYVNGRMMKDKLINHAIRQSYETSLRADQYATYVLFIEIDPHQVDVNVHPAKHEVRFHQARLVHDFIYQAVSSALSQACHIDTPALNDAAFHITNDEEQDESAEASTSSVPERIWQAIEQTPAYPGRTGYEKPDSDSRSSQKDHQVKEATPSLREWQPSSRQAERKRTNDKGDNAPTAAQVRVYQQLMQTPPMHDQPHLSVHPEKNESVDFAEPIEKLGKAVAVIQGQYLVMGSAQGCVLVSLKQAEHLKLLGQLDASHQALKSQPLLVPLSVKVSPSEQVAVERYHDLFLQFGLDLQPRTKQMVMVMGVPQPIRQQNLQLLVPDLLSYAALTLDEDAPCLDHTQLTLWLSERVKSAKTDYTLSEAIQLISEIEQLWQGKLPLQDGHFVRPIDFSATIAALTS from the coding sequence ATGGCGATCCAAATTTTACCTGCTCGCCTTGCCAACCAAATTGCGGCTGGTGAGGTGGTTGAAAGACCAGCCTCCGTTGTGAAAGAGCTGGTGGAAAACAGCTTGGACTCAGGCGCGACCCGAATCGATATTGATATTGAGAAAGGGGGCGCGAAGCTAATCCGTATTCGTGACAACGGTTCGGGGATCCCAAAAGATGAATTGTCTTTGGCTTTAAGTCGCCATGCGACGTCGAAGATCCATAACCTTGATGATCTAGAAGCGATCATGAGCCTTGGCTTTCGTGGTGAAGCGCTAGCGAGTATCAGTTCAGTCTCTCGCTTAACGCTGACTTCGAGAACACCTGCTCAAGAAGAAGCATGGTCTGCCTACAGCGAAGGTCGTGATATGGCGGTACAGCTTCAACCTGCCGCACATCCTGTTGGAACGTCAGTCGAAGTATTGGATCTCTTTTTTAATACGCCAGCGCGCCGCAAGTTTTTGCGTACCGAAAAAACGGAATTTGCTCATATTGATGAGTTAGTGAAACGTATCGCTTTAAGCCGTTTTGATGTGACATTTTCTTTGCGCCATAACGGGGCCGTCGTCAGGCAGTACCGAGCCGCCCAAACTCGTGCTCAAGAAGAGAAGCGTGTTGGGGCCGTATGCGGTAGTGCTTTTGCCCGAGAAATGTTACGAGTTGATCTGGAGCACCAAGGATTAAAGCTATCCGGTTGGATTACCACCCCAGAAGGTGCTCGGCAACAGAGTGATTTACAGTTCTGCTATGTGAATGGGCGCATGATGAAAGATAAGTTGATCAATCATGCGATCCGCCAAAGTTATGAAACTAGCTTACGTGCTGATCAATACGCTACTTATGTTCTGTTTATCGAGATCGATCCACATCAAGTGGATGTGAATGTTCATCCAGCCAAGCATGAAGTTCGCTTTCATCAAGCGCGCTTGGTTCACGATTTTATCTATCAAGCTGTGAGTAGTGCCTTGTCACAAGCTTGCCATATTGATACGCCAGCGCTCAATGACGCTGCATTTCATATTACAAATGATGAAGAACAGGATGAAAGTGCCGAAGCATCAACCTCTTCGGTACCTGAACGTATTTGGCAGGCGATTGAACAAACGCCCGCGTATCCCGGACGCACCGGATACGAAAAACCAGACAGCGACAGTCGATCGTCGCAAAAGGATCATCAAGTTAAGGAAGCGACGCCAAGTCTGCGTGAATGGCAGCCATCGAGTCGTCAGGCAGAGCGTAAGAGAACGAATGATAAAGGCGATAACGCTCCAACTGCTGCTCAGGTGCGTGTTTATCAGCAACTGATGCAAACGCCCCCAATGCATGATCAGCCACATCTCTCTGTTCATCCTGAAAAAAATGAGTCGGTTGACTTTGCCGAGCCTATCGAAAAATTAGGTAAAGCGGTGGCTGTTATTCAAGGGCAATATCTGGTGATGGGGTCGGCACAAGGTTGTGTGTTGGTGTCACTTAAGCAAGCCGAGCATTTGAAGCTCCTTGGACAGTTAGATGCCTCACATCAAGCGTTAAAAAGTCAGCCGTTACTGGTGCCTCTGTCAGTTAAAGTTTCGCCAAGTGAGCAAGTGGCGGTTGAACGTTACCATGATCTATTTTTGCAATTTGGCTTAGATTTGCAGCCTAGAACTAAGCAGATGGTTATGGTGATGGGGGTTCCTCAGCCAATAAGACAGCAAAACTTACAACTTCTTGTGCCAGATCTGTTATCTTATGCGGCCTTAACTTTGGACGAAGATGCCCCATGTTTGGATCATACTCAATTGACCCTATGGTTAAGTGAGCGTGTTAAATCCGCAAAAACTGACTACACTCTATCTGAGGCGATACAGTTGATCTCAGAAATAGAGCAGTTGTGGCAGGGGAAACTTCCTTTGCAAGATGGACACTTTGTTCGACCTATAGACTTTTCAGCGACTATTGCAGCATTGACTTCATGA
- a CDS encoding N-acetylmuramoyl-L-alanine amidase, which produces MLIVNRFRVVVYLFGLFSCVVSTLAQANVLEGIRVWPSPDETRIVMDVKSEVEFSYFTLSSPNRLVIDLKSTSSQAKLPIKVTDSAIIKQIRASSPPEKGTFRLVMELSKHISPQLFTLPPTPGGQYGHRLVVDLPNETPKEAASNSIAKLKASRDISQLSGNDDIIVAVDPGHGGEDPGSIGPGHRFEKNVTISVAKKLADLINQVPGMKAILTRSGDYYVSLNKRTEIAREQKAHLLVSIHADAFNSPGPRGASVFVLNTRRANTEIARWVENHEEQSELLGGAGAVLAKNNSDKNISQTLLDLQFSHSQKEGYTLASDIISQLSKVAYLHRSKPVNASLAVLKSPDIPSVLIETGFISNPSEEKLLFQRSHQDKLARAIATAVVQYFKDNPPEGTLFANRNKTHSYRVQSGESLSTIAHRFGMSVDDIKKENGLKDDTLSVGQVLRIPGGHTSIDVPQESNPVETQVVTHVVKSGEYLGQIASRYKVAVADIKKENSLKSNTLWVGQKLKMTVSLKDSPIRKHTVARGEFLGKIADKYDVGVKSIREANHLKSDNLAIGQVLIIPNK; this is translated from the coding sequence ATGTTGATTGTTAACCGTTTTCGTGTCGTAGTTTATCTCTTTGGGCTCTTTTCATGTGTGGTGTCAACGCTTGCTCAAGCAAACGTATTGGAAGGCATCCGTGTTTGGCCTTCTCCTGATGAAACGCGTATTGTGATGGATGTGAAGTCTGAAGTGGAATTCAGCTACTTCACCTTATCCAGTCCTAATCGCCTCGTGATTGATCTTAAATCCACATCATCACAAGCCAAGTTGCCAATCAAGGTTACTGACAGCGCAATTATAAAGCAGATTCGTGCCAGTTCTCCTCCAGAGAAGGGCACATTTCGTTTGGTCATGGAGCTGAGTAAGCATATCTCTCCACAGCTTTTTACCTTGCCGCCGACCCCTGGTGGGCAATATGGTCATAGGTTAGTAGTCGATTTGCCGAATGAAACACCAAAAGAAGCTGCGAGTAATTCGATTGCGAAGTTAAAAGCCAGTCGTGATATTTCACAACTATCGGGAAATGACGATATCATCGTCGCTGTCGACCCTGGTCATGGTGGGGAAGATCCAGGTTCTATTGGACCTGGCCATCGTTTTGAAAAAAATGTCACTATCAGTGTGGCGAAAAAACTCGCTGATTTAATTAACCAAGTCCCTGGTATGAAAGCGATTTTGACTCGTTCTGGGGATTATTATGTTAGTTTGAATAAGCGTACTGAAATTGCTCGAGAACAAAAAGCACATTTGCTGGTATCAATCCATGCGGATGCGTTTAATTCACCTGGTCCAAGAGGGGCGTCGGTGTTTGTGCTCAATACTCGTCGAGCGAATACTGAAATAGCGCGTTGGGTAGAAAACCATGAAGAGCAATCAGAGCTCCTCGGTGGCGCAGGCGCTGTCTTAGCGAAAAACAACAGTGACAAGAACATCAGTCAAACATTGCTTGATCTGCAATTTAGTCATTCGCAAAAAGAGGGGTATACCCTTGCCAGTGACATTATTAGTCAATTAAGCAAAGTGGCTTACCTGCACCGTTCGAAACCCGTGAATGCTAGTCTAGCGGTGTTGAAGTCACCGGATATTCCATCGGTGTTAATTGAGACGGGCTTTATTTCAAACCCATCGGAAGAGAAGCTGTTATTCCAACGTAGTCATCAAGATAAGTTGGCTCGCGCCATTGCAACGGCAGTAGTCCAGTATTTTAAAGATAATCCGCCTGAAGGTACGTTGTTTGCCAATCGTAATAAAACTCATAGCTATCGAGTTCAAAGCGGTGAATCGTTATCGACCATAGCGCATCGTTTTGGTATGTCTGTGGATGATATTAAAAAGGAAAATGGACTTAAGGATGACACTTTAAGTGTTGGGCAAGTACTGCGTATTCCCGGCGGGCATACTTCTATCGATGTGCCTCAAGAAAGTAACCCTGTAGAAACTCAAGTTGTGACTCACGTGGTGAAATCCGGAGAGTATTTGGGCCAAATTGCCAGTCGTTATAAAGTGGCCGTCGCTGACATTAAAAAAGAGAATAGCCTGAAATCCAATACCTTGTGGGTGGGGCAAAAACTGAAAATGACGGTGTCGTTGAAAGACAGCCCAATCCGTAAGCATACTGTGGCTCGAGGTGAATTCTTGGGTAAGATTGCCGATAAATACGATGTGGGTGTGAAGAGTATCCGCGAGGCAAATCACCTTAAGTCTGATAATCTGGCCATTGGTCAAGTACTCATTATTCCAAATAAATAA